The DNA region ACAGTTACCCATTCTAAATGTTGAGCTGTAATTCCAGATACGTTCCCTGAATAGATTCCACCCAGGACCTAACAAACCAAAAACAGATTGGCAGCATAACAAGTTGGGATTATGATTGTAAAGTTGTTACCATCTGAATATCATGTTGCCATGGAAATTTGCTCTCAGATAATCAAACATGGCCATGaacataaatttcaataagaacatggTACAGTGATGTAGTGGTACCTTAGAAACGGTTTCAAGAAACATGCCAGGGCGAACAGGGCGTGGCCTGCGACCTGTGACACTTCCCTGAAAAACATAAATGTACTTAAAAGGAAGGATAAGTTTGTATTGTTTTCTGCAACGATTTTACTAGACAAAATTAAGGCAGTAGAACGAACCCTTCCTGCAAAACCACCAAGAGTATTCTGTTCGCTGTTGGGATCTTCATCCCCACTAT from Musa acuminata AAA Group cultivar baxijiao unplaced genomic scaffold, Cavendish_Baxijiao_AAA HiC_scaffold_998, whole genome shotgun sequence includes:
- the LOC135665411 gene encoding protein PEP-RELATED DEVELOPMENT ARRESTED 1 homolog, chloroplastic-like, encoding MQVNFLSKLVSLRPGSTVQKMISDVMHGKNEGADNVDSGDEDPNSEQNTLGGFAGRGSVTGRRPRPVRPGMFLETVSKVLGGIYSGNVSGITAQHLEWVHQKTLQILQEMAF